The following coding sequences are from one Fusobacterium perfoetens window:
- a CDS encoding coenzyme F420-0:L-glutamate ligase: protein MGRLVGTISRGLRAPIIHQGDDIANFVVDAVLAAAESDNIVLRDRDIVAMTESIVARAQGNYASIDDIAADVKAKFGDNTIGVIFPILSRNRFSVCLKGIAKGAKKIVLMFSYPSDEVGNHFIDYDLLDEKGVNPWSDVLTEAEFTEKFGKPVHVFTGVNYIEYYSELIKEQGAEVEVIFANNPTAILKYTDCVLNCDIHTRVRTKKLLKNAGAKIVYGMDEIMASSINGSGFNENYGLLGSNKATEDTVKLFPRNCKELVDRVQKMLKEKTGKNMEVMVYGDGAFKDPVGKIWELADPVVSPGYTDGLEGTPNEIKLKYLADNDLAGLKGEELNKAVAEAIRGKDSDLKGQMITQGTTPRRLTDLIGSLCDLTSGSGDKGTPIILIQGYFDNYIDD from the coding sequence ATGGGAAGATTAGTCGGAACTATTTCAAGAGGACTTCGTGCACCAATCATTCATCAAGGTGATGATATAGCAAATTTCGTAGTAGATGCAGTGCTTGCTGCTGCTGAAAGCGACAATATTGTTTTAAGAGACAGAGATATCGTTGCAATGACTGAGTCTATTGTTGCCAGAGCTCAAGGAAACTATGCTTCTATAGATGATATAGCTGCAGATGTTAAAGCTAAATTTGGAGACAACACAATAGGTGTTATATTCCCAATATTAAGCCGTAATAGATTTTCTGTATGTTTAAAAGGAATAGCAAAAGGAGCAAAGAAAATTGTTTTAATGTTCAGCTATCCTTCAGATGAAGTTGGAAACCACTTTATTGATTATGATTTACTTGATGAAAAAGGAGTAAATCCATGGAGTGATGTTTTAACAGAAGCAGAATTTACAGAAAAATTCGGAAAACCTGTTCATGTATTTACAGGAGTAAATTATATTGAATATTATTCTGAATTAATAAAAGAGCAGGGAGCAGAAGTTGAAGTAATATTTGCTAATAATCCTACAGCTATTTTAAAATATACAGACTGTGTTTTAAACTGTGATATTCACACTCGTGTAAGAACTAAAAAATTATTAAAAAATGCTGGAGCTAAAATAGTTTACGGAATGGATGAAATAATGGCTTCTTCTATAAATGGAAGTGGATTCAATGAAAATTATGGACTTCTTGGATCTAATAAAGCTACTGAAGATACAGTAAAATTATTCCCTCGTAACTGTAAAGAACTTGTAGACAGAGTTCAAAAAATGCTTAAAGAAAAAACTGGAAAAAATATGGAAGTTATGGTTTACGGAGACGGAGCTTTCAAAGATCCAGTAGGAAAAATATGGGAACTTGCAGACCCAGTAGTATCTCCAGGATATACTGATGGATTAGAAGGGACTCCAAACGAAATTAAATTAAAATATCTTGCAGATAATGACCTTGCAGGATTAAAAGGTGAAGAATTAAATAAAGCAGTTGCTGAAGCTATAAGAGGAAAAGATTCAGATCTTAAAGGACAAATGATAACTCAAGGAACTACTCCAAGAAGATTAACTGACCTTATTGGTTCTTTATGTGACCTTACTTCAGGAAGTGGAGATAAAGGAACTCCTATCATTTTAATTCAAGGTTACTTTGATAACTATATTGATGATTAA